GCCCGTGCGGTTGCTCACTTCGGCCGCGAGGTCTTGCCAGCCCGCGTAGCCGTACTCGCGCGCGATCACGAGTTGGGCGTTCCGTTGCGTCAGCGGCGGCTCGGCGCGAGGCAGGTGCGCTCGCACACGCGCGATGGCGGCGGCATCACCGGCGGCGACGGCGCGCGCGAGTTGCTTCGCCTGTTTTCGGAGGGACTCGAGCGAGGGCCGAGCGGGGAGCGACTTCATTGTGACCTCCTTTCATGAATCGCCTGTACCCCGCTGAAGCCAGGCTGAAAGAAGGTGCACTGCGCACACGACTCAGGCCGAATCAGGTGGGAATTATTCCCTTGCCGCGGGTGGGTGGCGCCCTGTCAGCGCGCTATCCGCAGTATCGAGCGGCCCGCCGTCGATGTCAACCGCGACTGCGGAGGTGGCGTCGTTCGAGCGACGCGATTCAATTGATGCGCTCTCAGTGATGCGCTCGCAGCGTCGTGATCTCCTGATCTCACGGTCCAATGACGGAAACTTTCGCGATCATTCCCGGTCAAATTCGCGGCGTGTGGGTATTCCTGCTGCTCCTGTTGCCTCTCGTCGCGATCCTCGGCGCCGGCGGCGCGCTGACACTTTCGCTCATTGGCGCGCGGAACGCGCGGTTCGAGGTCTCCGCGTCCGGTCTCCGTCTTCGCGGCGACTTGTACGGTCGCATGGTGCCGGCGGCGTCGCTGCAACTCGATCAAGCGCGCCCCGTCGACCTGACTCGCGATCGCGATCTCCAACCCGTTCGTCGTTCCGTCGGAACGGCTCTGCCGGGCTATCGATCCGGCTGGTTCTCTTTGCGAAACGGACAGCGCGCGCTTCTCTATGTGACGGACCCGTCGCGCGTCGCCTACGTGCCCACGCGGGACCGGTACGTGATTCTGTTGAGCGTCGCGGATCCGGCGGCGTTGATCGCCAGACTGCGACGCTCCCAGCAGCGGCCTTGGTCGTCTCGACCATGAATCCGACTCGTGGAATCGCCGAACGGGGGGAGGCGAACCAACCGACCGAAACGCCTGCTCGAAACACGAGCGGCGCGGTCATCGATTGGCTGCTCGACTCCGATCCGTCGATTCGCTGTCAGGTGCTACGCGATCTCTCCCGGGCGCCGGCGGATATCGTCACGGCCGAGCGATCGCGCGTTGCCTCCGAGGGCTGGGGCGCGATGCTGTTGCAGCAGCAACGGGAGGACGGCCAGTGGGGTGATGGAATCGCCACGCCGTTCTGGTGGACGAACATGTACACGCTGGTTTGGCTCCGCGACCTGGGGATCGACCCCGACAGCCCGCCGGCGCGCCGCGCGATCGATCGGGTTCGAGAACGGGTCACGTGGGGACCGGAGTTCGGCAACTCGCCCTTGTTCGAGGGCGAGGTCGAACCGTGTATCAACGGCCGCGTCGTGGCGCTCGGCGCCTACTTCGGCGTGCGCAGCGACGGACTCGTCGACCGGTTGTTGAGCGAGCAGCTCGACGACGGCGGCTGGAACTGCGAGGCGGAGCGCGGATCGGTACGCTCGTCGTTTCATACGACAATCTGCGTGCTCGAAGGCCTGTCGGCGTTCGAGTCGGCGTTCGGCGTCGCGCCGTCGGTGGCCGCTGCTCGAGCGCGAGCGCACGAGTATCTCCTCGAGCGTCGGCTGCTCCGGCGTTTGTCGACCGGCGAAATCATCGAACCGTCGTGGACACGGTTTTCATTTCCGCCGCTCTGGCACTACGACATCCTTCGCGCGCTCGACTACCTCCGCGCGGCTGGTGTTCGGCCGGATGAGCGCATCAACGGCGCGGTCGCGATCGTCGAGCGCGTGCAGGACAATGGGCGGTGGGCGCTCGACGTTCGGCACCAAGGCACGCTCTACGAAGAGCTCGCCGGCGCCGTCGGCGCGCCCAGTCGCTGGATCACGATGCGCGCGTTGCGCGTGCTCGACTGGCAGTCGCGTCGAACGTGATATGCGAATCGCCGCTGGGGCTCGCCGAACGTCGCGGTACGCGACCTGCTCGCGACACCAACCACCGGCTGGAACTTCGCGGCGCCGTTGACGCTACAACGTCAGCGCGAGTCGACGTAATGGCGGGCGCTGAAGGTCCTCCGGCGATGGCGATCTCGACCGTCCACTCAACGAAGCGCGGTTCGATGGCGACGAGCCTCAGCGATTCGCAAAGCATTCGGGCGCGACGCGTGCCCGTAAGACGAATCGCCACCAGGACGGCGCTCGTCGTCCTGTTCACGGCCTGGATCATTTCCCTCGTCGCTTACTTCGACACCTTCCTCAACGCGGCGACCCTCCCCCGGACGCTCGTCCCGCACAACCCGGTAGCCGCGGCTGCGCTCCTCGCGAGCTTGGCTCTAACGCCGATCGTGCTCATCGCGTCGATTCTGCCACTCGGCGGCCTGCTCGCGCTCACAAGGTTTTGGCTGCCTGTCGACGATCGGGCGACGCTCGGCCTGTTGACCGGTGCGTGGATCGTGACGCTGGATGTCGCGACGCTCGGCGACCGGTATCAGTTTTTCCGCGGCGGAGCGCTCGCTCCGCTGTTGGGCACCCTGATCTCGACGGGCGGGCTTCGAATCGTGATCACCGCGGCGCTCAGGCGGTGGAACGTCCAGTCGCGCGCCCGCTAAGCGGTGTTCTACATCGGGTTCAAGTCCGGCCCTCGAGTTGACGGGGAGGGATGGCGCCACGCCGTCGGCGGCATCGAGCTCGGACCAGATTCGGATAGCTTCTACGCCGATCTCGCCGCGTGGACGCTCGCGGACTACGAGGCGCAATGGCGCGAGGGAATCGCGCGGCTAGCCGCGGGAGAGCGCTCGAGTGCGCTGGTCACGTCCTACGGAGGGCCCACGGCCGCCTTTCACTGGATGTGGCCCATGTGGCGCGTGGACGACAAGGTGGTATTCCACGAACATTTGGTTCCCGGCGAGGCCGTGACCGAACCGCACGTCGCCGCTCACTTCTACGCTGCAGTCGGCGAACGCCGAACTCGCAGCGACGACGGCGAGCCGGTTTCGGAGTGGGCGGTTCCCTTCTCGGACGTCCTGACCTTTTTGGCGGACTCATAGCGCGGAACGGTCGCTGGGGGCAGGGACTGAGAACGCGTAGTGGCCTCGCCATGAGCACGAACCGCCGTCGCTGGAGTGCGCGAGAGGCCGGGGGCGAGTAGCGTAAAGGAAGACCCGAGCCAAGCCAAGGACGACGCACATGAAACGCACTGCGAACGCCCGCTTCGCCATCAAGAACTGGGACGAGAAGCCGTACAGCGAAGGTCCGGAGTTGCCGAAGCTGACTCGCGCCAGCGTGAGCAAGACGCTCACCGGCGACATCGAAGGCGAGGGCCACGTCGAGTATCTCATGATGTACCGGAGCGACGGCACGGCGACGTTCGTGGGCCTCGAGCGAGTGAACGCGCGAATCGACGGCAAGAGCGGATCCTTCGTGTTACAGCGCAACGGCGCGTTCGAGGGCGGCCAGGCGAAGGAGACCTACACCGTCGTGTCGGGCTCGGGAACGGGCGAACTGCGCGGACTCGCGGGCGAAGGGTATACCTCCGTCGGACACGGCATGGAACATCCGTTCACGCTCAGCTACGAGCTGGAATGACGCGGCGGACCTAGAGGGCGATCGCAGTTGCCCGTCGATGGCGACGAGAGTCTCTGTTTTTGCCTCTCTCTATCCACCGGATACACACCTTTCAAAACGAATGGACCGGATCTGGCGCTTTGCGGCGGTCGTCGTCGCGATCATGCTCGTGCTCGGTGGACTCAGCACCGTCGTCCTCGCGCGGTGGGTGACGCTCGTGCTGGCGTTGTCGCTCTGGGTCGTTTCGTCCGCGCCTGGCCAATCGAGCCTCTCTCCCGATTCGATTCGCCGGCTCGCCCCGTCGGCCTTCCCAAAGCTGCCGATCGAAATTCGCCGCGATCTCGAGACGCGCGGCTGCCGCGTGCCGCAGCCTTGGGACGAAACCACTTCGGCCAATGTGATTCACGGTTCGTTCACTACCGCGCGCGCGAACGAGTGGGCCGTGCTCTGCTCCGCGCGAGACACTTCACAGATCCTGGTGTATCGAGCGGGAGGCGGTACCGCCATCGACTCGTTGCAGAGAGCGGCGGACCTCGGGTGGATGCAGGGAGTTGGCGGAGTTCGCTGGGGTTATTCGCGTCTTCTTCAGGTTCGGCCCCTGCGAATGATTCGCGCGTGGAGGCACGACATCGACGGACACACGATTCCGCAGCCCGTCGACCACGACGCGATCGAACAGGCATTCGAGGGCAAAGCCGCCGAAGCCTTCTACTTCGCCGCGGGCCGGTGGCATCGACAAGTTACGGCCGATTGAATTCGGGCTTCGACATCGAGATGAGCGCGCCCAGATCGCTGAAACGAGCGCGGGCCTCGCCCCGTATGGGTTACCCATAGGTCAACCCAGAGGCCACCATGAGCTCGATCCAAAGCAGGACCATCGGCGTGCTGCTGTTGATCGCCAGCGTCGGCTATACCGGGATGAGCGCGGCTTACATCGGGTTTCCGTCGTACGTGGCCAGCGTGGATCGCATCGGGATGATTCTCATCCAAGGCGAGTTGGCCGCCGTCCTTGGCTGCTCGTCGTCGGCGCGCGACGGGTGAGCCCGTCTCAGGTCAGCGCGGCCCCTCCCATGAACGACCGCGCCCCGGCGGTTGGCTCGTGCCGGTCAGGTCGACGTATGTTGCTGAGATGAGCCGCCAATCTTCGGAACGGGTCACCGATCAGACGTCTCTCACGGCGACGGACCTCGGGGCATCGCTGACGGTGGCGAGCGTTTCCCGCAGTCGCGATTGGTATCGCGAAGTCCTCGGCTTCACCCTCGATCGAGAGTTCGAGCGCGAGGGCAACCTCTTTGCGGCGTCGATGCGCGCCGGCGCCGCTCGAGTCTTGCTGACCCAAGACAACGGCGCGAAGGGCGAAAACCGAACCAAAGGCGAAGGATTCTCCCTTCAGTTCACGACGCAGGGCAACGTGGACGCGATCGCCGACCGCGCAAAGGCGGCTGGAGCCACTTTGGATACGGAGCCGAGCGATGTTTGGGGGCAAAGAGTATTTCGGCTTCGCGACCCCGACGGCTTCAGGCTCGTGATCTCGTCACAGCGCGAAGGCGATCGCTAGACTATCTTTCAACTATGAGCATCACACTCCACTCCTCGCTGCGCGTGCCGAGCATGCGTCGCGCCCGGGCCACGTCGGTTCCGAGGCGAGCGGTGTAGTGCGCGCGTAAGCCTTTCAGGTTCCGCAACCGGCCCCAGGTCTCCGACTTGGGGCCTTTTTCGTTTTTCAGAGGCGATCCATGACCAAACCGATCTATGTGACGACGACGATACCCTACGTGAACGCCCCGCCCCACATCGGCTTCGCGCTCGAGCTGGTGCAGGCGGACGCGCTCGCGCGATACAACCGTCTGCTCGGGCGCGACGTGCGGCTGCAAACGGGCACCGACGAGAACGCATTCAAGAACGTCCTCTCGGCGCAGCAGCGTGGAATCGACGTGCGACAGTTGGTCGACGAGAACTCTTCCCGTTTTCAGCGACTCACCCGGGTCCTCGACGTTTCGGTGGACCGCTTTCAGCGCACGACGGACCCGGCCCACCGGCGCGCGGTCGAAGATTTCTTCGCGCGCATTCGGTCCGATGACCTCTTCGTCGACGAATATCGTGGCCTGTATTGTCCCGGGTGCGAGGACTTCTATCTCGAAAGCGATGGCATCGACGGTTGTTGTCCTGAGCACGGCACGCCACTCGTCGAAATCGCCGAGCGAAATCACTTCTTTCGCCTGAGCGCGTATCAGTCGCGGTTGCGCGACCTGATTTCGTCGCGGCGAATTCACATCTTGCCGGCGGCGCGCGAAGCCGAGGTACTCGGGTTCATCGCGCGAGGTCTCTCCGACATCTCGATCTCCCGGGACGCAACGCGGTCACAAGGTTGGGGTATTCCCTACCCCGGCGATTCGTCGCAGGTCGTGTACGTGTGGATCGAGGCGCTGATCAACTACCTGTCCGGCCTCGGCTTTCCCGATGACGGCGCGATTCGTTGCTGGGACACGGCGGCCAAGTGCCACGTGATCGGCAAGAACGTCTGGAAGTTCCACGCGGTGTATTGGCCGGCGCTGTTGTTGTCCGCGGGACTCGAGCTTCCTGATCGAATCATCGTTCACGGTTTTCTGACGAACGAGGGACGCAAGATCAGCAAGTCGGCCGGAGACGCCGTCGATCCCGTGCTGTACGTCGACGACTTCGGTGCCGACCCGATTCGCTACTTTCTGCTGCGACACGCACGTCCATTCGAGGACTCGGATTTCTCTGTCGAAAGACTGACGGCGGCCTACAACGCGGACCTGTCCAACGGTCTGGGCAACCTCACGTCCCGGCTCACGGCGCTCTGCGAAAGCGCAAACGTTCCGGGATTCGCGTCGCCGGCGCGTGAGCCGCCGCACAGATTTCACGAACACGTCGAGTCGTTCCGCTTCGACCTCGCGCTGGCCCTGTTGTGGGGCGAGATCACGGACCTGAATCGCGAGTTGGGCGCGGCGCGACCGTGGGATGACATAAAGGCCGGACGACTCGCCGAAGCACGAGTTGGGCTCGAGCCCGTGGTCGCGCGTCTGTCGACGGTCGCTTACTGGCTGTCGCCATTTCTTCCGTGCACTGCGCAACGGGTTCAGGATCAGTTGGCGGCGCGGTCGATCAGGCGATCGGAGCCCTTGTTTCCCCGGCGCCGCGTGACAACCGGAGGGCATTCGGGATAACGTTGTCGCGTGCGGAAAACGACCCTCCTTTTCGGACTGCTCGGCGGTGGGCTCATCGCGCTGCTCAAGCTCATCGAGTATCGCTTCCTCGTCGTCGAGCACTCGCTCGAGATCTATGGCGGGCTGGTGGCATTGGTCTTCTCGGCGCTTGGCATCTGGCTCGGCCTCAAGCTCACGCGCGCCCGACACGCGATCGCGCCGGCCCAACCGGCCGCGGCTGCGCCGGCGCAGGCTGCCTTCGTCGTCGATAGAACGCGGCTCGAGGCGCTCGGGATTACCCCCCGCGAGCACGAGATTCTTGGCCTGATCGCCGCTGGGCTGAGCAACCGCGAGATCGCCGAGCGGCTGTTCGTCAGCGAGAACACGGTGAAGACGCATTCAAGCCGACTATTCGAAAAGCTGCAGGCGAAACGCCGAACGCAGGCCGTCCAACTGGCGAAAGAGGCCGGATTGATCGCCTGAAAGGATGATTTTCGCGGACCCGCTGCAAAATCACCCGTTCGGGTGACGCGCAGAATCGGGCTTGGACATATGGTGCCGCGCGGTTCCACCCTTTTCCCGCGCAAGGAGCGCTGATCCTGTGAAGAAAACCGTCTGGAAGTTCGGGCTGATCTCCGGGGCGATCATCTCCGCCCTGATGCTCGTCACGCTCCCCCTCGAGGACCGGATCGGTGAGCACAGCCTCACGGTCGGTTACACGACCATGGTGCTCGCATTCCTGTTGATCTACTTCGGAATTCGCTCTTACCGCGACAACGTCGGCGACGGCTCGATCGGGTTCGGACGTGCGTTGGCCGTCGGGTCGCTCATCGCGGTGATCTCGAGCGTTTGCTACACGGCCACCTGGGAAGTCGTCTACTTCAACTTCATGCCGGACTTCATGACCAAGTATCAGGCGCACGAGATCAACAAGGTCAAAGCCAGCGGGGCCAGCCAAGCGGTGATCGATCAGCGCGCGGCTGAGATGCAGCGAATGGCCGAGTTGTACAAGAATCCCGCCTTTAACGCGGCGATGACGTTCATCGAGCCGCTGCCTGTAGGATTGGTGATCGCGCTCGTGTCGGCCGGTGCGCTGCGACGGCGCCGCTCGGCCGCGGACGGCGCATCGGGAGTGCTCGCGACCGGATGACGGCGTGAGACGCGGCCGACGTCACTCTATCGACGCTCGAAACTGCCGAAGCACTTCGTCCATCGGGTCGACGCGAAACAACCCGGCGCGTGGATGCTCGAGCTCGATGATGACGTAGGTCGCGCTCGCGACCGTGGCGGCAATGCCGAGCATTGCGAAATTGATGATCGGCGGATGCATCTGGAAAGCCATGCGCTCCATGTCTACGTCGCCGAACATTTCGTTCATCGCGGGAAGCAGCAGCACGCGCGCGCTCTCACCCGTGGAAGTCGTGCACGCCGCCACCGCGGTGGAGAAGAGCTCGCTCTCGGCGCGTTGCAATTCCGGACTCGAGCCGAGCAACACGCTGCTGTTCGAGGAACCGTAGAACGCCATCAATGCGTCCATGTAACGCCGAAAACCGCGGCGAACCGCCGGCTGCTGATCGGCGGGGAGAAGACTCACGCGAAGCCACGCGGTGCTCGCGGCGTTCTGCTGCTGAGCGACGAGTTGTCGTCTGTGTTGGAATCGGTCGGCAGCGCCGGAAAACATGAATCCGATGAGCAACGCGAGCAGACCGTACACGGCGCCTTCCACCACGCCGACACCGGCGCGCGCTTCCGGGCCCAACGCCAGGCGACGCCGGCCCAGGCGGCGCCCGATCTCGAGAAAACAAAGCATCCCGAGGAACAGCGCGAAGGCGAGTGCAATGCTGGCAACGACGAATGGCAT
This window of the Gemmatimonadaceae bacterium genome carries:
- a CDS encoding PH domain-containing protein, which codes for MTETFAIIPGQIRGVWVFLLLLLPLVAILGAGGALTLSLIGARNARFEVSASGLRLRGDLYGRMVPAASLQLDQARPVDLTRDRDLQPVRRSVGTALPGYRSGWFSLRNGQRALLYVTDPSRVAYVPTRDRYVILLSVADPAALIARLRRSQQRPWSSRP
- a CDS encoding DUF3224 domain-containing protein encodes the protein MKRTANARFAIKNWDEKPYSEGPELPKLTRASVSKTLTGDIEGEGHVEYLMMYRSDGTATFVGLERVNARIDGKSGSFVLQRNGAFEGGQAKETYTVVSGSGTGELRGLAGEGYTSVGHGMEHPFTLSYELE
- a CDS encoding VOC family protein, which produces MSRQSSERVTDQTSLTATDLGASLTVASVSRSRDWYREVLGFTLDREFEREGNLFAASMRAGAARVLLTQDNGAKGENRTKGEGFSLQFTTQGNVDAIADRAKAAGATLDTEPSDVWGQRVFRLRDPDGFRLVISSQREGDR
- a CDS encoding methionine--tRNA ligase; its protein translation is MTKPIYVTTTIPYVNAPPHIGFALELVQADALARYNRLLGRDVRLQTGTDENAFKNVLSAQQRGIDVRQLVDENSSRFQRLTRVLDVSVDRFQRTTDPAHRRAVEDFFARIRSDDLFVDEYRGLYCPGCEDFYLESDGIDGCCPEHGTPLVEIAERNHFFRLSAYQSRLRDLISSRRIHILPAAREAEVLGFIARGLSDISISRDATRSQGWGIPYPGDSSQVVYVWIEALINYLSGLGFPDDGAIRCWDTAAKCHVIGKNVWKFHAVYWPALLLSAGLELPDRIIVHGFLTNEGRKISKSAGDAVDPVLYVDDFGADPIRYFLLRHARPFEDSDFSVERLTAAYNADLSNGLGNLTSRLTALCESANVPGFASPAREPPHRFHEHVESFRFDLALALLWGEITDLNRELGAARPWDDIKAGRLAEARVGLEPVVARLSTVAYWLSPFLPCTAQRVQDQLAARSIRRSEPLFPRRRVTTGGHSG
- a CDS encoding response regulator transcription factor gives rise to the protein MRKTTLLFGLLGGGLIALLKLIEYRFLVVEHSLEIYGGLVALVFSALGIWLGLKLTRARHAIAPAQPAAAAPAQAAFVVDRTRLEALGITPREHEILGLIAAGLSNREIAERLFVSENTVKTHSSRLFEKLQAKRRTQAVQLAKEAGLIA
- a CDS encoding DUF4199 domain-containing protein, with protein sequence MKKTVWKFGLISGAIISALMLVTLPLEDRIGEHSLTVGYTTMVLAFLLIYFGIRSYRDNVGDGSIGFGRALAVGSLIAVISSVCYTATWEVVYFNFMPDFMTKYQAHEINKVKASGASQAVIDQRAAEMQRMAELYKNPAFNAAMTFIEPLPVGLVIALVSAGALRRRRSAADGASGVLATG